A window from Sphingobacterium hotanense encodes these proteins:
- a CDS encoding BT_3044 domain-containing protein, whose amino-acid sequence MKRRYIAMMALVGMLSSCKDNELFEKEMYKNVVALISSSYHNTFQEVVPLTGGETLGYIAASVGGTHLPESDLVIELAEDQEPLDTYNRSLFDLDEKLYAKLLPREKYKIEDYKIQIKAGERTGKTQVKLLVDGLSPDSTYFIALKASEVGAVEINEKKKTILYQIQIKNAYASQASDAFYTMAGSANDIVTAGNKKLYPLTKNSVRVVAGNESFENSEAAIAKTSMILEVGEDNKVTIKPYKDLQIKQLEGDERYPNTYQLEESFGRKFHVFNLKYEYQVGETPIVMQEELRLEVAD is encoded by the coding sequence ATGAAACGTAGATATATAGCAATGATGGCCCTAGTGGGGATGTTATCATCATGCAAAGACAACGAGTTGTTTGAAAAAGAAATGTATAAGAATGTGGTCGCATTAATCAGCAGTTCTTATCATAATACTTTTCAAGAAGTTGTGCCTTTAACTGGCGGAGAAACCTTGGGATATATTGCTGCATCGGTTGGCGGTACGCACCTTCCGGAGAGCGACTTGGTAATAGAATTGGCTGAAGATCAGGAGCCATTAGATACATACAACCGATCGTTGTTTGATTTGGATGAGAAACTTTATGCGAAATTATTGCCTAGAGAAAAATATAAGATTGAAGATTATAAAATACAGATCAAGGCAGGCGAACGAACAGGGAAGACACAGGTAAAGCTATTGGTTGATGGTCTTTCTCCTGATTCGACCTATTTTATTGCATTGAAGGCTAGTGAGGTCGGTGCGGTTGAAATCAATGAAAAAAAGAAAACTATTCTTTACCAGATTCAGATAAAGAATGCTTATGCTTCACAGGCTTCCGACGCTTTTTATACGATGGCGGGTTCGGCAAATGATATTGTGACGGCGGGAAATAAAAAGTTATATCCATTGACTAAGAATTCGGTTCGCGTGGTTGCGGGGAACGAGAGTTTTGAAAATAGCGAGGCTGCCATTGCAAAGACTTCGATGATCTTAGAGGTTGGCGAAGATAACAAAGTGACGATCAAGCCCTACAAGGATCTTCAGATCAAACAATTGGAAGGCGATGAAAGATATCCGAATACGTATCAATTAGAAGAATCTTTCGGTAGGAAATTTCATGTTTTCAATTTGAAATATGAATATCAGGTGGGAGAAACACCGATTGTGATGCAGGAGGAATTGCGTCTGGAAGTTGCGGATTAG
- a CDS encoding LytR/AlgR family response regulator transcription factor translates to MKIITCLIVDDEPNAVQLLEDYIQKIPYLMLKQKCYDAFEALQFLEKEKVDLVFLDINMPKMSGMELAALLPKGQCIIFTSAYASFALEGYEYNALDYILKPIIFKPFVQAVEKVRDYFQAQTANKSFVIAESKKEFMFIKSDRKHIKIYYDDILYFEAQQEYVKVVLANDSPVLVYKRMKQLEEQLPSNFIRIHNSFILNNNYLDFIVDNHASVKGEKLPISASYRAKLIAIIENNTL, encoded by the coding sequence ATGAAAATAATTACCTGTCTAATTGTTGATGATGAGCCGAATGCGGTTCAATTGCTTGAAGACTATATTCAAAAGATTCCCTATTTGATGTTAAAACAAAAGTGTTACGACGCTTTTGAAGCATTACAATTTCTGGAGAAAGAAAAAGTCGACTTAGTTTTTCTGGATATCAACATGCCTAAAATGTCAGGTATGGAATTAGCGGCATTACTCCCGAAAGGACAGTGCATCATTTTTACATCCGCCTATGCCAGCTTCGCCTTGGAAGGCTATGAATACAATGCACTAGATTATATATTGAAGCCTATCATCTTCAAGCCTTTTGTGCAAGCGGTAGAAAAAGTTAGAGATTACTTTCAAGCCCAAACAGCAAATAAATCCTTCGTCATTGCTGAGAGCAAAAAGGAGTTTATGTTCATCAAATCCGATCGAAAACATATTAAAATTTACTACGATGATATCCTATATTTTGAAGCACAACAAGAATACGTCAAAGTAGTATTGGCAAATGACTCTCCAGTATTGGTCTATAAACGAATGAAACAACTCGAAGAACAGCTCCCTTCAAACTTTATACGAATACACAACTCATTTATCCTAAATAACAATTACCTAGACTTTATCGTGGATAACCATGCGTCGGTAAAAGGCGAAAAACTCCCGATAAGCGCTAGCTACAGAGCAAAGCTGATTGCAATTATTGAAAACAATACACTCTAG
- a CDS encoding LytS family sensor histidine kinase: MRVDIEVNVDSNAIELPPMLIIPLVENVFKHGIDKRSTENYLSLKIQSADGKLMIRVSNRVFEDKNTQQGGNGLKNLISRLDLLYGKNYTFERTLTTNVFNANLELPL; this comes from the coding sequence ATGCGCGTCGATATCGAAGTTAATGTCGATTCAAATGCCATCGAGCTTCCTCCCATGCTCATCATACCTTTGGTCGAAAATGTCTTTAAACATGGAATCGACAAAAGAAGCACAGAAAACTACCTCTCGTTAAAAATCCAATCCGCAGATGGAAAATTAATGATTAGGGTATCAAATAGGGTTTTCGAAGATAAAAACACCCAACAAGGTGGCAACGGCCTAAAGAATCTTATCTCCCGCCTCGACTTACTTTATGGAAAAAACTATACATTTGAAAGAACACTAACGACCAATGTCTTTAATGCCAACCTAGAGTTACCCTTATGA
- a CDS encoding histidine kinase encodes MVKFFDREVSLVKLQVITWLFVTILTFASYLQNADFGYALVFTVINMLSMLAVIYGNACFLLPALYFKGRRLTYLLATVLLLGTICFIRVELRSYFHELYVRGADQSTSFQVYASIMTSLIINYLFSFIFRLALDYFKVRKDQKQLKEYTSKVELDLLKAQVQPHFLFNTLNNIYYVAQRESPQTAKLIEKLANIMRYFVDEASKGLGKLPTDI; translated from the coding sequence ATGGTTAAATTTTTCGACAGAGAGGTTTCTCTGGTCAAGTTACAAGTCATCACCTGGCTTTTCGTGACGATTCTAACTTTTGCATCCTATCTTCAGAATGCTGATTTTGGCTACGCCTTGGTATTCACCGTCATCAATATGCTTAGTATGCTCGCGGTAATCTACGGAAATGCTTGTTTTCTTTTGCCAGCGCTATATTTTAAGGGACGTCGGCTGACCTATTTGCTTGCAACAGTCCTATTGCTCGGGACAATTTGCTTTATTCGTGTAGAACTTCGTTCTTATTTTCATGAACTTTATGTTCGAGGGGCAGATCAAAGTACGAGTTTTCAGGTTTATGCTAGCATAATGACCTCCTTAATCATTAACTATCTTTTCAGTTTTATATTCAGGCTAGCTTTGGATTACTTCAAAGTGCGCAAAGACCAAAAGCAACTTAAAGAATATACCTCCAAAGTGGAACTCGATTTATTAAAAGCACAGGTCCAACCACATTTCTTGTTCAATACGCTCAACAATATTTATTACGTCGCACAACGAGAGTCTCCTCAAACTGCCAAATTGATTGAAAAACTTGCGAATATCATGCGCTACTTTGTGGATGAAGCATCAAAAGGACTAGGCAAACTCCCCACAGATATATAG
- a CDS encoding tetratricopeptide repeat-containing sensor histidine kinase, which produces MRCQLFTLLFSILLLLACHSERQKLAETDSKLTVDSNKNYAKANSFLEQGRYDSSFVYFDLASDDFIQEGDSLHAAICLIQMAITLFEEGDYYGAQETSLEADKLLDSLNQSHSDLLAFNYNNLGNAISGYGDNETAIVYYDLAVQYAANKIDEQTYKNNKAVTLFSAKRFKEAFLIHKENLKSAGKKDKNYARCLSNYANTRWRIDKAYNPLPDLHKALEIRLDESDDSGVNSSFSHLFEYHDGRNLDSARIYASKSFNMASKIQVSTDQINAAEKLIKVNSDSSKYYFQIYKHLSDSVRMARLKARNQYALIRYEAEKNKIDNLKLQKDVLDRDLRISKERVIMVAVIGFVLSALTFFILWAKRRKQKITMEAENKVKEIQLKTSKKVHDVVANGIYRVMTELEYKSDFNKHELLDKLEVMYEKSRDISHETKEMSEEGFAIDVSTLIKSFANESVHIFIVGNDPHIWNKLSKNTKNEVLIIFQELLVNMRKHSLANELIFRFEEQDNFLNIFYQDNGIGFTKERKIGNGLRNTGNRMERLKGKFNFVSERGKGVKIELNLPLPQN; this is translated from the coding sequence ATGCGATGTCAATTATTCACACTGCTATTCAGCATATTGCTATTATTAGCGTGCCATTCTGAACGTCAAAAGTTAGCCGAAACTGATTCGAAATTAACTGTTGATAGCAATAAGAACTACGCTAAGGCAAATTCTTTCCTAGAGCAAGGAAGGTATGATAGTTCCTTTGTTTATTTTGATTTAGCAAGTGATGATTTTATACAAGAAGGCGATAGTCTTCATGCTGCGATATGTTTGATCCAGATGGCTATTACCCTGTTTGAAGAAGGCGATTATTATGGCGCTCAGGAAACTTCATTGGAGGCGGATAAGCTTTTAGATTCCCTTAATCAATCACATTCAGACTTGTTAGCTTTTAATTACAATAATTTGGGGAATGCAATTTCTGGTTATGGCGACAACGAGACAGCCATTGTATATTATGATTTGGCTGTGCAATATGCTGCGAATAAGATTGATGAACAAACCTATAAAAATAATAAAGCTGTAACACTTTTTAGTGCGAAGCGTTTTAAGGAAGCTTTTTTGATTCATAAAGAGAACTTAAAATCTGCTGGTAAAAAGGATAAGAACTATGCACGATGCTTGTCGAATTATGCGAATACAAGGTGGCGGATTGACAAAGCATATAATCCTTTGCCTGACTTACATAAGGCATTAGAGATACGTTTAGATGAATCGGATGATTCGGGAGTGAATTCCAGTTTTTCGCACTTATTTGAATATCATGATGGACGAAATTTGGATTCTGCGAGAATTTATGCTTCGAAATCCTTTAACATGGCCAGCAAGATCCAAGTTAGTACTGATCAGATAAATGCTGCAGAAAAGTTAATCAAGGTCAATTCAGATTCATCAAAATACTACTTTCAAATTTATAAGCATCTATCCGATAGCGTGCGGATGGCTCGATTAAAGGCGAGGAATCAGTATGCATTAATTCGTTATGAAGCCGAAAAAAACAAAATCGATAACCTAAAGCTTCAAAAGGACGTGTTGGATAGAGACCTTCGCATTTCGAAGGAGCGAGTCATTATGGTTGCAGTAATCGGGTTTGTACTTTCAGCACTTACATTTTTTATTTTGTGGGCAAAAAGGAGAAAACAAAAGATTACGATGGAGGCCGAAAATAAAGTGAAAGAAATACAATTGAAAACCTCAAAGAAAGTTCATGATGTTGTTGCAAATGGCATTTATCGTGTAATGACCGAATTGGAGTATAAGAGCGATTTTAATAAGCATGAACTTCTAGATAAACTGGAAGTTATGTACGAAAAATCCAGAGATATTTCCCATGAAACGAAGGAAATGTCTGAAGAAGGTTTTGCAATTGATGTCTCCACGTTAATCAAGTCATTTGCTAACGAGTCAGTTCACATCTTTATTGTCGGCAATGATCCACATATTTGGAATAAATTGTCTAAAAATACGAAGAATGAAGTATTGATCATTTTTCAAGAACTCTTGGTGAATATGCGGAAACACAGTCTCGCTAATGAGTTGATTTTTAGGTTTGAAGAACAGGATAATTTCTTAAATATTTTCTATCAAGATAACGGCATCGGATTCACCAAAGAGCGAAAAATTGGCAATGGTCTCCGGAATACGGGAAACCGTATGGAAAGGTTGAAAGGTAAATTTAATTTTGTTTCCGAAAGGGGAAAAGGAGTGAAGATAGAGTTGAATTTACCGCTTCCTCAAAACTGA
- a CDS encoding response regulator produces MFRKVLIAEDHEITNVSVQRTISDLGVEIAKYVYYCDDALAWISRALRDGDAFDLLITDLSFEEDFNKQRIAGGIELIQAVKVIQPNLKVIVFSGEDRPAIIDRLFNEYGIDGYVRKARRDAQHLKEAFIAIDQGHTYVSFDIKQSLKQSHTYEFSNIDIQIVKLLSEGVLQKEIPNHLKQRNIKPSGLSSVEKRLNMMREVLAFNKNEQLVAYCKDKGFI; encoded by the coding sequence ATGTTTAGAAAAGTATTAATTGCAGAAGATCATGAGATTACCAATGTTTCCGTTCAACGGACCATTAGTGATTTGGGGGTAGAAATCGCCAAGTATGTATATTACTGTGATGATGCTTTAGCGTGGATCAGTCGTGCGTTACGCGACGGAGATGCTTTCGATTTGTTGATTACAGATCTTTCTTTCGAAGAAGATTTCAATAAGCAACGTATTGCGGGTGGTATTGAACTGATTCAAGCCGTCAAGGTTATTCAACCAAATTTAAAAGTTATAGTTTTTTCTGGCGAAGATAGACCTGCCATCATTGACAGATTGTTTAATGAATATGGCATAGATGGCTACGTTCGCAAGGCAAGGCGCGATGCTCAACATCTTAAGGAAGCTTTTATAGCGATCGATCAAGGGCATACTTATGTTTCCTTCGATATCAAACAATCCTTAAAGCAAAGTCATACCTATGAATTCTCAAATATCGATATCCAAATTGTAAAACTGCTGTCAGAGGGAGTTTTGCAGAAAGAAATTCCAAACCATCTTAAGCAAAGGAATATAAAGCCTTCCGGATTGAGCAGTGTAGAAAAGCGGTTGAACATGATGCGAGAAGTTTTGGCTTTTAACAAAAATGAACAGCTGGTTGCTTATTGTAAAGATAAAGGGTTTATATAG
- a CDS encoding thermonuclease family protein → MNKLLLTFLIFVSCQTQNVAVNEFYADIDFEQQMFQNPEIFKVDKLIDGDTFWVMNSRREHMKVRLIGIDAPETRTVFKKKKHPFGMTSKLYLDSILVANPYVKLTFDVDSLDQYGRTLAYVYLNDGTFVNELMVKNGYATLMTIPPNVKYQERLYKAQVEARERKLGIWKSGLY, encoded by the coding sequence ATGAATAAACTTTTATTAACATTCTTGATTTTTGTTTCCTGCCAAACGCAAAATGTTGCTGTCAATGAATTCTATGCGGATATAGATTTCGAACAGCAAATGTTCCAAAATCCAGAGATTTTTAAAGTGGATAAACTAATCGATGGTGATACGTTCTGGGTAATGAATAGTCGAAGGGAACATATGAAGGTTAGGTTAATTGGGATTGATGCGCCAGAAACAAGAACAGTTTTTAAGAAGAAAAAGCACCCCTTTGGTATGACGTCGAAATTGTATTTAGATAGTATTTTAGTGGCGAATCCTTATGTAAAATTAACCTTCGACGTCGATTCTTTGGATCAGTATGGACGAACACTCGCTTATGTTTATCTGAATGATGGAACCTTCGTAAACGAATTGATGGTTAAGAATGGATATGCCACATTAATGACGATTCCGCCTAATGTTAAATATCAAGAAAGACTGTATAAAGCGCAGGTAGAAGCGAGGGAAAGAAAGCTAGGAATATGGAAATCAGGTCTATATTAG
- the hisD gene encoding histidinol dehydrogenase: MLKTYSYNQLDQAKIQELTNRNTDPNNAIQDTVSGIINEVRTHGDAALKSYAAQFDKVELEKLYLDASDIEELAMGISRDQMRALEIAFQNIHKFHSYQTKRERTVETMPGVSCWRELRPIEKVGLYIPGGSAVLPSTLLMLGIPARIAGCKEIVVCSPPQNNGKINGFVAYCLKLLRIERVYLVGGAQAVAAMAFGTESIPKVNKIFGPGNQFVTKAKSLIQGITDVAIDMPAGPSEVLVIADESANPAYIAADLLAQAEHGIDSQAVLATSSTSIAAQVNEELSKQLAILPRKELAARALDNSYIVVCDDLISCMNFSNAYAPEHLIIESDQWKSLVNKVQNAGSVFLGHLTPESAGDYASGTNHTLPTSGYARSYSGVSVDSFVKKITFQHITEQGLEQIGSTVEILAELEGLQAHKNAVSIRKKA; this comes from the coding sequence ATGCTAAAGACTTATTCATATAATCAGCTTGATCAAGCAAAGATCCAAGAACTTACCAATAGAAACACGGACCCGAATAACGCTATCCAAGATACTGTGTCTGGGATCATCAATGAGGTAAGGACACATGGCGATGCCGCATTGAAATCCTATGCTGCACAGTTTGATAAGGTTGAATTAGAAAAATTATATTTAGACGCTTCTGATATTGAAGAATTGGCGATGGGAATTTCCCGCGACCAGATGCGCGCATTGGAAATCGCGTTTCAGAATATCCATAAGTTCCACTCCTATCAGACGAAAAGAGAACGCACGGTAGAGACGATGCCTGGCGTTAGCTGTTGGCGCGAATTGCGCCCCATCGAGAAGGTGGGGCTTTATATTCCTGGAGGGTCCGCGGTTTTGCCGAGCACGCTATTGATGTTGGGAATTCCGGCACGGATTGCCGGCTGTAAAGAAATAGTGGTTTGTTCGCCGCCACAGAATAACGGCAAGATTAACGGTTTCGTAGCATACTGTTTGAAGCTTTTACGTATTGAGCGCGTTTATTTAGTTGGTGGTGCGCAGGCGGTTGCTGCAATGGCTTTTGGCACGGAGAGCATCCCGAAGGTAAATAAGATTTTTGGACCCGGAAACCAGTTCGTGACTAAAGCTAAGAGCCTTATTCAAGGAATTACCGATGTGGCTATTGATATGCCGGCGGGTCCTTCTGAAGTATTGGTTATTGCGGATGAATCTGCGAATCCGGCTTATATCGCGGCGGACTTATTAGCACAAGCGGAACATGGCATTGATAGTCAGGCGGTGTTAGCAACGAGCTCAACATCGATTGCAGCACAAGTGAACGAGGAACTTAGCAAGCAGTTGGCTATCCTTCCGAGAAAGGAGCTGGCAGCAAGGGCGCTGGATAATTCCTACATAGTCGTATGTGATGATTTGATCAGTTGTATGAACTTCTCGAATGCCTATGCTCCGGAACACTTGATTATCGAATCGGATCAGTGGAAATCTTTGGTTAATAAGGTCCAAAATGCGGGATCGGTATTTTTAGGACATTTGACACCAGAGAGCGCGGGTGACTATGCATCCGGAACGAATCATACTTTGCCCACATCAGGCTATGCACGCTCCTATTCTGGAGTGTCTGTAGACTCGTTTGTCAAGAAGATAACTTTTCAGCACATCACCGAGCAAGGCCTAGAACAGATCGGGTCGACAGTCGAAATATTGGCGGAATTAGAAGGCTTACAAGCGCATAAAAATGCGGTAAGCATTCGAAAGAAAGCATAA
- the hisG gene encoding ATP phosphoribosyltransferase: protein MKNLKIAIQKSGRLNEKSVQLLKNCGLDFENYKSSLITTVSNFNLEILFLRDDDIPGYVEQGIADLGIVGENVIDETQSKVQYLQRLGFGKCTLKLAIAKDSPIERLEDLNGKSIATSYPNILQQFLNDFKIKADIQEISGSVEIAPGLGLSDAICDIVSTGGTLKSNGLKPFADVRSSEAILIARDGIEENPIICELLQRVQSVLRAKETKYVVLNVEKKNLEQITELLHGVKSPTVVPLAEEGWVAVHTVISEDDFWEKINKLKAAGAQGIVVMPIEKIIM from the coding sequence TTGAAAAATCTGAAAATTGCTATCCAGAAATCGGGTAGATTAAATGAGAAATCTGTACAACTATTAAAAAACTGTGGACTAGATTTCGAAAACTATAAAAGCTCTCTCATCACCACTGTATCTAACTTTAACCTTGAAATCTTATTCCTTCGCGACGATGATATCCCAGGATATGTAGAACAAGGTATTGCCGATTTAGGTATAGTCGGTGAAAATGTGATCGACGAAACGCAGTCTAAAGTTCAATATCTGCAACGCTTGGGCTTCGGGAAGTGTACTTTAAAATTAGCTATCGCCAAAGACTCTCCGATCGAACGCCTTGAAGACCTAAACGGCAAATCAATCGCAACCTCCTACCCTAACATCCTTCAACAATTTCTTAACGATTTCAAGATCAAGGCAGATATTCAAGAGATATCTGGTTCGGTAGAGATTGCGCCTGGATTGGGTTTGAGCGATGCTATTTGTGATATAGTTTCTACGGGTGGAACTCTAAAAAGCAATGGCTTGAAGCCATTTGCCGATGTTCGTTCTTCAGAAGCGATCCTGATTGCAAGAGATGGCATTGAAGAGAATCCTATTATTTGTGAACTGCTGCAACGTGTTCAATCGGTATTGCGTGCGAAAGAGACCAAATATGTGGTTTTGAATGTGGAAAAGAAAAATTTAGAGCAGATTACCGAACTATTGCACGGTGTTAAGAGTCCTACAGTTGTTCCCTTGGCGGAAGAAGGTTGGGTTGCTGTACACACGGTTATTTCGGAGGATGATTTTTGGGAGAAAATCAATAAATTGAAAGCTGCCGGCGCACAGGGAATCGTGGTGATGCCGATAGAAAAAATCATAATGTAA